From the genome of Tenrec ecaudatus isolate mTenEca1 chromosome 1, mTenEca1.hap1, whole genome shotgun sequence:
CCAGCGCTCCCAGGAAGTACCCCGCCTGTTCCTGAGATGGGGAACCCAGCCTTACTTGGTCTTGGTTCCCCAGGAGCCTCCTTAAAAGGCAACAGTGGAGGCGGGCGCCTCCAACGTGGAAGGAGGCAATTTAGCATCTTGTAATGGCAGAGCTATGTGCTCCTGAAggcctttcagaattcctagaatTCAATTGTGCCCTTACTGAAGGCCTACTATACtctgcaggaaccctggtggagcagtgggcagttttgaaaccatcagcccagaggttctcaaccagtgggttgcaaccccctggggggggggggtcaaacgactctttcacaggggtcctgcgatccataacagtagcaaaatgacagtgatgaagtagcaacaaaaataatatgttggggagtcaccaccacatgaggaactgtatgaaagggtcgcggcataggagggttgagaactgctggattagccgctctgtgggacatggaccaggctttctattcctgtggagAGTTGCCATCTGGGAaaacacaggggcagctctaccatgTCCTGTAGGATCGCTATGGGTCGGCACAGACTCGATGGCAAGGGAGTACTACATTCCGGGCCCAGCCAGCACACGGCAGACACCATTCTCGATCTGCTGGAGCTTCTAGTCAAAGCACAGGGGACCACAAGGAGAGACAGCCCCACTCACAACTAAATAGAACCTCGCGGCCTGTAGTAGCCGGGGTTGGAATCGACGCAGCGGCAACCTGTTCTGCAGCCCAGAAAGCCCTCGGGGACAGTTCTACACAGCAGCACAGGGCTCACCTGGAGTtggcatccactggatggcagtgggtactcgtatgaaggaagagagagagagtaatgGGGGCAGTAGTTTAGCATGTGGAGGGGGTAAGGGACAGGCCCTGGATTTTGTCTCCTGTCTCCTGGGTCATTGAGAGAGCACCTGATCTGATTCCTGTGTTCAGAGATCCCCGGTGTCAGGGTGGAGGGAGAGCAGATTCAAGGTGTCTGTGGGGAATCCGTGGGAGACGGGAGGCTTGGTTAGGAGACTGTTGCTGTGGTCCAGGTGAGAGGTGATAAGACAGATCTGAGTCTTCCCGGATACGCTGATGCCCTGGCTAGATGGGGGCCGGGTGCACCCGAGACCACTGGGCTTTTGGGTGGAGAAGGTGGTGTTTTCTCAGCTGAGGAGTGCCGGGCAAGGAGCAGGTTTGCTGTACCGCCACTCTGACCATTTCAAGTTTGAAATGCTTTGCGCCCACTGGGAGGAGCTACCAGGAGCCAGGTGGGTCTGAAACTCACGAGACAGCGAGGGCCTTGGGTTCCTGTAGGGAGAGCAGTAGAGGGAGAGACCCCTGGAGGACTGGAGAGGACTCAAGTCTGGGGCTGCATGCTTTATAAGGCTCCCCTCCTGCATCCCTGGGCGGTGGGTTCTCTTCCCGCTGCCCTGGAGCCGGACTGTAGcccagagtagaacagctcccgAGACTTTCCTAAGCTCTGATCTGAATAGGAGCagactgcccatctttctcctgcgttcAGACCACCGACCTTTGGGggcagcagtcaagcacttgaccCTCTGgggcaccagggctctttgtgtCACTCTGACCCTCCCAAAGGAGCCAAGATCAGGGAGTTTAAACCACGCACCTGAGGTCACACGACCTGCCTGCGAGGCTTGGAACCCAGGATCTGAATCCTTGTCCCCCTGCGGGCTCAAGGTCAACTCACTAAATGGCCTCAGCTGTGCATTTCCCCACGTGTTTATTGGGTGCCTCTCCTGTGCCAGGGTTCCCTGGAAGGTGCCAGCGAGTAAATTGCTCAGCTGCAGATCCAGAGGTTGGAGGTTGGATTCCCCGCAATAGCAcatgggaagaaaggtctggccatcaCTGTGCTTCAGCGTCAAGTTGACCAgcaacttcctccccccaccctccctttgttCCCGTCCCATGCACCAGGTTcggctcaggagccctggtggcacagaagtTAAGCACTCCACTTCGAACCCAAAGGCTGATGGATGATGGCTGCTCGCTCCTGTCCGCAAGGAGCCCCCCGGATGGGTTCCCTGGCAACGGGCGTTGAGTCAGTTGGTTGCCTTCTCTTTTCCTTGGCACTGACTCTACCAAAAAAACGCCAGCCTCTCAGAGCTATACAGAAATACGTAGAAACCATGCAAACaagtaaatatataaatgtgcagTGTGACACAGCGAGGCATGCTGaagagaagggagaggaaggatgggggaggCTGAAAGTCACGCCTGGGTGGCCCTGGCAGGCCTCTCAGTGTGGGGTGACATTTGAAGAAGTGAGGGTGAGCCATGGGGTTCCGGGAGGAACAGCAGCTCAAAGGTCCTGGTCTGTCGGAGGGCATGGGGACGGGGAGCGGGGCAGTTCGCTTGCGCAGGGCTTTGTCCACAGTGGtgagggcttgggcttgggctctgTCTCTGCTCTGTGAGGGCCAATGGAGGTTTGGGGCGGAGAACTGAGATATGACTTAGGGCGAACAGGGTCACTCAGCTTTAGAAATATactgagggggggagggggtggcacaGAAgcaaagagggaggaggaggcagtaATCTGAGTGTGAGGGGGTGGAACCACGGCTGCAGGGAAGGCATGAGATGTGGCTTGAGATTCTGGGCGTGTTCTTAAGGCAGAGCCCATGAGACTGACTGGCAAGAGTAGAGGTGTCCCAGATGAGTGTCAGGCTTTTGCCGGAGCTCCGGGAAGGATGGAGTTGCCATGGGCTGAGGCTGTGGGCCCAGCAGgcttgggatgggggtgggggacttcTGAGAGGAGAAATTCCATGTGGGATGTGTTTAGTGTGACCTGCGCCGATGAGGAGTGTCAGGGAGAAGCCCCAGCTGCAGGTGGAAGCTCAACATGCAGGGAGCATATAGTTGCACAAGGCTGGATGGGGTCATATAGGAATGCTTTTTATACATGCTGGTTCAGAATCCCACTCCCTCCGTCTTGGCCTCTGAGGCCTCTTCCCTTCAGAGGGTCCTCATTCCACACTCACCCCTTTCTTCCTGTCTCTTACCAGCACCTGCTTGGAGGAAGGAAAGTGGGAGTGTGACCAGATGCCATGCCTGGTGGACCAAGACTTGATCAATGCCATCAACCAGGGAAATTACGGGTGAGAGAGACATTGACACCTGCCCACACACAGATTCTAGAGTTAAGCCCTCAGCTGCCAACCTAacagttggtggttcgaacccgccCAGAACGCCATAGAACCAAGACCTGGTAGTCTGCTGTGGAACGCTCATGACCAGGAAGACCCtgtgggcagtcctactctgacgCACGTGGGTCACTGTGATTGGTGTTGACTTCATGGCAGCTAGGGGTAACCCTTAGGCTGtgtgcccagcccagcccagccaggTCCCTGAccctctcccatccccacccacctccaggtGGCAAGCTGGGAACCACAGTGCCTTCTGGGGCATGACCCTGGATGACGGCATCCGCTACCGCCTGGGCACCATCCATCCGCCTCAGTCTGTCATGAACATGAGTAAAATTCACGTGAGTCCACCCTTGCCCACAGCCTGCTATCTCCCCCTGGCCTAGGACCCCCGTGCCTTGGGCCTGTCCCTCACCAACAGCTGAGTGTCCCTGAGTAAGACATGCACGCCCCTCCTCAGGGCAGGCCTTTCTTGTAGATCCTAAGTTGCGCCGCACTGGAAGAACTGCGGCTCCAATTCTAGGTTATATGGCTCCAGCCTTAGGCCCTCCCTGGCATTCCCGGCCTGGGAAAAACACTCTTGGACCCAGAACACTTGGATGAGAGCCCAAGAGGCCAGAAGGTCATCGTGGTATTTCTGGAAGGGAGGGACCAACCCTCCACTCTGGCCAGAACAGCAATTCTTTGAAGCCAAGGCTGTCTCAGCGGAACCCTGGGGGCGGATGAGGCTTCTAGCACACTCGGGAGGGAGACGTGAACGGACTGAATACAAAGGGTGGGCAAGAGGCAGGGTCGGGCAGCGGGACCGGGATGCGTGTTGCAGGAACTTGTGTACGTAGGGCTCAGGCCGGGAGCATGTGGGGATGGCAGGAAAGGGCTTTCCTCAGTGGAGCCTCAGTCCAAGGTTGGAGTGACCGGGTCCTGTCCTGCCCCTTCTCCCCTGGGCCTCTGGCTATTTTCTGCCTCCTGCATTTGCTTTGGCAGCCCGCCTGGTCACATGACTTTTTTGCTTCTTCCCGCCCCTGCCCTCTGGGGCCTCGGCCTGAAGCCCATGGTGCTGATTGGAAGAAGGATGTGGTAGATCAGAAGGGCCAGAAAAGGGAAGAGGCAGGAGTTGACAATGGCAAGGTTGGGTGACTCAGCCTGGCTATGTCCCTATTCTTGGCCTCGTGTCACACCTGTAAGAGGGCTCTAGGCACCCTCCACCTGGCATTTGGAGGCAAGGAGGTGCTCAGTCCTTCCACTCTAGTCAAACTCAAGTGCCTGGGCTCCCAGTGGCTGTCCGACAGCACGGGCTTccgaggcacaggccagggcagaaccaggaggcagatGGAGTGGCCTTTGCTTTGCAGACAGTGCTGGACCCTGACAAGGTGCTGCCCCCGGCCTTTGAGGCCTCTGAGAAGTGGCCCAGACTGATCCACGAGCCAATGGACCAGGGGAACTGCGCCGGCTCCTGGGCCTTCTCCACAGCAGGTATGCCCAGGGGCAGGGGCTGGCCAGTGGGAGGAGAAGGGCCATGGGCTCCCACGCCCACTCCCCTAACGgtcccctttcttcctcatcaGCTGTGGCTTCTGATCGTATCTCCATCCATTCTCTGGGGCACATGACGCCCACTCTGTCACCCCAGAACCTGCTGTCTTGTGACACCTACAACCAGCAGGGCTGTCATGGCGGGCATCTGGACAGGGCCTGGTTGTTCCTGCAACGTCAAGGGTGAgcagggagaggggtgggaagGGCCGGAGGCCTGAGGGGGGACCCTGGGCCAGCCGCACGGCGCTCACTCTGCACTTGCTCCCTCCTGCTGCCCCTCCAGGGTTGTATCTGACCACTGCTACCCATTCTCAAGCCATGAGCCAGACAAGGTGGGCCCCGCGCCCCACTGCATGATGCACAGCCGGGCCATGGGTCAGGGCAAGCAACAGGCCACTTCCAGCTGCCCCAACAGCCATGTCCTTGATAATGCCATTTACCAGGTCACTCCTGCCTACCGCCTAGGCAACAATGTAAGTCTGCACGAGGGCGTGGGGTCAGAGGGAGGAGAGTAATGGGGCCACCCGCTGGGCCCTGAAGAATACTCTCTGACCACGCCCCCTTACCCTGTAGGAGAAGGAGATCATGAAGGAACTGATGGAGAACGGCCCTGTCCAAGGTAAGGGCCCAGCCTGCCTCCCTGTTCCAAGAGCCATGTCTGCTCATCTAAAAGcggacagttcaaagccaccagctgctcggaaGCAGAAAGACAGGGCAAGGTGGCCCGTAAAGATgtagagcctcggaaaccctgtcctggagggtcatgatgagtcaaaaGACGCGATGGCAGTAGTGGGGTGGGTTTCCCGGTTCCAGAAGCTTGTGTCTGTGGAGACTGGGCACCACAGATGCAGAGGCCCAGTGGGACCAAGGACAAGGAGGGCCCTGTCCCCTCCCTGTGGGAGGCGCTGGGAGGGACAGTTTGGGTCTTAGGGTGAAAGACCTGGGCCTTAGAGGCTGTgctgaggggtgggtgggggtgggcgggggggggtgggCCCCGGGCCCCCACTCTGACGCCTGTCCACAGCGCTCATGGAAGTGCACGAGGACTTCTTCCTGTACCAGAGTGGCATCTACAGACACACGCCAGTGAGCCTCGGGCTGTCGCAGCAGTACCGCAGGCAGGGGACCCACTCCGTCAAGATCACAGGGTAAGGGGCGCGGTGGGCCGAGGACCACGGAGGCAGCAGGGCCTCCACAAAGCCAGGCAGGTCTCTGCAAAGCCAGGGCGCCTCATCCACTTCACAGAGGGGAAACTGAGACTCAAAATGACATGGGGCCATGCCCTCGGCCACACCAAGACTTGGGGACCTCCAAACGTTTTCTAGAAGCGGTCTCTTCTTTGTAGCCCAAACCCCATGACCAAGTCGGATCAATTCCAACATAGAGTAAGCCTGTcgggtggagtagaactgcctccacgGGGCTTCCAAGCTGCCCTTTTTACGGAAGTTGGTGGCCACATCTGCCTCCCAATGGGTGACCAGTGGATTCAAACAGACAACTTTCTTTACACACTGGGACCCAAATAAGCCATGTGGAATGCAGACCAGAGTTCAAGGGACACACAAGCTCCGCCCCCGTCCTCAGTCTCAGCCCTTGTTTCCACACTGCCCAACTGTTAGCTAATGCATCTCCCAgccctcagtttccccctctggCATCATGGGAAATGTTAGACCAATGGATTCCAACTGCCCAACCAGTGAAGTGTTCTTTGCAGTGGGAGTTTGGAACCTGTAAGTTACCCACACTCTGAGTCTCCTTCTTTGGCCCTGCTGCCCACTCCCCGGTGGCTCCCCAAGTGAGGACAGAGGTCAGGGAGCTGGCAGACAGGCCGAGAAATGTGCCAGTTCCCAGAGAACTGGCTGCCAGCCTCTCCCGCTGCCTCCCTCCAACGCTATAGATGTGGACGTGGAGGGCGGGGCAAAGATTGCCCAGGTCAAAAGGGACTTACCCCAGTTACCAAAGGCAGCAGTGGTGCCCGGGTGGGGAAGGGCCCGCCCCTGGGAACACTGGAtcagccccctcccctctcccctccctccggcACAGGTGGGGTGAGGAGATTCTGCCAGATGGAAAGAAGCTCAAATACTGGGTGAGTCCCAGGCCGCTGT
Proteins encoded in this window:
- the TINAGL1 gene encoding tubulointerstitial nephritis antigen-like isoform X2, encoding MCASHFCPWAGLRGPLWNAGTCSHQPCLDLLEQPWGREGSGSTCLEEGKWECDQMPCLVDQDLINAINQGNYGWQAGNHSAFWGMTLDDGIRYRLGTIHPPQSVMNMSKIHTVLDPDKVLPPAFEASEKWPRLIHEPMDQGNCAGSWAFSTAAVASDRISIHSLGHMTPTLSPQNLLSCDTYNQQGCHGGHLDRAWLFLQRQGVVSDHCYPFSSHEPDKVGPAPHCMMHSRAMGQGKQQATSSCPNSHVLDNAIYQVTPAYRLGNNEKEIMKELMENGPVQALMEVHEDFFLYQSGIYRHTPVSLGLSQQYRRQGTHSVKITGWGEEILPDGKKLKYWIAANSWGPAWGEKGHFRILRGANECAIESFVLGVWGRVDIQDMAHH
- the TINAGL1 gene encoding tubulointerstitial nephritis antigen-like isoform X1 — translated: MWRCPLGLLLLLLLLLPAGEGLPSAQRQRGRQEFASGLHLRGIRDVGGRYCQAQDLCCVGRMDNCALPYLGVTCYCDLFCNRTVSDCCPDFWDFCLGVPPPFPPIQGCMHRDVVYPTYGTYWDNCNRCTCLEEGKWECDQMPCLVDQDLINAINQGNYGWQAGNHSAFWGMTLDDGIRYRLGTIHPPQSVMNMSKIHTVLDPDKVLPPAFEASEKWPRLIHEPMDQGNCAGSWAFSTAAVASDRISIHSLGHMTPTLSPQNLLSCDTYNQQGCHGGHLDRAWLFLQRQGVVSDHCYPFSSHEPDKVGPAPHCMMHSRAMGQGKQQATSSCPNSHVLDNAIYQVTPAYRLGNNEKEIMKELMENGPVQALMEVHEDFFLYQSGIYRHTPVSLGLSQQYRRQGTHSVKITGWGEEILPDGKKLKYWIAANSWGPAWGEKGHFRILRGANECAIESFVLGVWGRVDIQDMAHH